A stretch of the Uranotaenia lowii strain MFRU-FL chromosome 3, ASM2978415v1, whole genome shotgun sequence genome encodes the following:
- the LOC129757994 gene encoding josephin-like protein codes for MEHLPMYHEKQIKELCALHALNNLFQDKECYSKMQLDEICRQLAPNDYINPHRSILGLGNYDINVIITALHTKDCEAVWFDKRRDPSCLDTANIIGFILNVPSTYKLGVLKLPLQRRHWICVKKINNYYWNLDSKLDAPQQIGGEIHLIEYLRDQLQSNDKELFVICSSKAEKDQSWLLPEHRFSQ; via the exons atgGAACATTTACCCATGTATcacgaaaaacaaatcaaagaaCTGTGTGCATTGCACGcattgaacaatttatttcaag ACAAAGAATGCTACAGTAAAATGCAGTTAGATGAAATATGCCGTCAACTAGCCCCAAATGATTATATCAACCCGCACAG GTCAATACTGGGACTTGGAAATTATGATATCAACGTTATAATAACTGCCCTACATACCAAAGATTGCGAAGCAGTGTGGTTCGACAAAAGGCG AGATCCCTCCTGCCTGGATACAGCGAACATCATAGGTTTTATTCTGAATGTGCCATCGACATATAAACTAGGAGTATTGAAACTTCCCCTGCAAAGAAGACACTGGATATGTGTGAAAAAGATCAACAACTACTACTGGAACCTGGACTCAAAACTAGACGCTCCTCAACAGATTGGTGGT GAAATTCATCTGATAGAATATCTTCGTGATCAACTTCAAAGTAACGATAAGGAATTATTTGTGATATGTTCATCTAAGGCTGAAAAGGATCAATCATGGTTACTACCAGAGCACAGATTTTCTCAATGA
- the LOC129757992 gene encoding zinc finger protein ubi-d4 encodes MDSSAMASLDSLKINMQSLEKIESFLHDSAYKEAIENSETFNTRLCIERRLRMPFLDPQTGVAQYHSALFMAPRNRIPGLKDGQIYSYPSARWRKSRRQYLLQKPQPPFPAYTHRPFGHLQSTYDSENSNLESATTADNDSKDHKEDHPKEWYYDDMEMHEMETLDDHELPDSDCDFEESYGSRKKKGKNTKSGSSSSKSKATTGESSSQKRNNRGTGRGRGRKSQNPLDSPSTKDGETPKKNRSQTLPHLTPQTSSSPVTVPPEETVMPVLVPEPKTIEDIEENIIMKPIPPVVPSSSSSSSSTSGTASFTSNSIVEKGRAIPSPYCDFCLGDARENKKTFEPEELVSCSDCGRSGHPTCLQFTANMIISVRKYRWQCIECKYCTICGTSDNDDQLLFCDDCDRGYHMYCLSPPLVSPPEGSWSCKLCTEEFHKK; translated from the coding sequence ATGGATAGCAGCGCAATGGCGTCCTTAGATTCTTTGAAAATTAACATGCAAAGTTTGGAGAAAATTGAATCTTTTCTTCACGATTCAGCTTACAAAGAAGCGATTGAAAACAGTGAAACTTTCAATACTCGGCTTTGCATCGAAAGACGACTAAGAATGCCTTTTTTGGACCCACAAACTGGGGTAGCGCAATACCATTCGGCTCTCTTCATGGCACCCCGTAATCGTATTCCGGGTCTAAAGGATGGTCAAATTTATAGTTATCCGTCTGCCCGTTGGAGAAAGTCAAGGAGACAGTATTTGTTACAGAAACCGCAGCCACCTTTTCCTGCGTACACTCATCGCCCATTCGGACATTTGCAAAGTACGTATGATTCGGAAAATTCCAATCTGGAATCGGCAACTACCGCGGATAATGACTCGAAGGATCACAAAGAAGATCATCCCAAGGAGTGGTACTACGACGATATGGAAATGCATGAAATGGAGACTCTAGATGATCATGAACTTCCTGATTCTGATTGTGACTTCGAGGAGAGTTATGGAAGCCgcaaaaagaaaggaaaaaacaCTAAAAGTGGGTCAAGTTCTTCGAAAAGTAAAGCTACCACAGGGGAGTCCAGCTCCCAGAAGCGTAACAATCGTGGAACAGGAAGAGGCCGTGGTAGAAAATCTCAAAATCCTCTGGACAGTCCAAGCACTAAGGATGGGGAAACTCCGAAGAAAAATCGCAGCCAGACACTACCGCATCTTACTCCTCAGACTAGTTCATCGCCTGTGACTGTCCCACCGGAGGAGACAGTCATGCCTGTTCTTGTACCGGAACCTAAAACGATTGAAGACATTGAGGAAAACATAATCATGAAGCCTATACCGCCAGTTGTTCCCAGTTCAAGTTCAAGTTCCAGTTCCACTTCCGGCACTGCTTCCTTTACTTCTAATTCGATTGTGGAAAAGGGTCGAGCTATCCCGTCTCCGTATTGTGACTTCTGCCTTGGCGACGCTCGAGAGAATAAAAAGACATTCGAGCCGGAGGAACTCGTATCTTGTTCCGACTGCGGACGTTCGGGTCATCCAACATGTCTTCAGTTTACTGCAAACATGATTATTTCGGTTCGAAAATATCGCTGGCAATGTATCGAATGCAAGTATTGCACAATCTGTGGCACATCGGACAACGATGatcagcttttgttttgtgaCGATTGCGATCGTGGCTATCACATGTACTGCTTGTCACCACCACTTGTCTCGCCTCCTGAAGGTTCCTGGAGTTGTAAGCTGTGCACTGAggagtttcataaaaaataa